A window of Atribacteraceae bacterium genomic DNA:
CAGAGTGAGGGAACCAATCGGCTCATCGCCCAGGGGGCCTTGTGTGTGTTGAACGTGGAAGACGTCAGGGCGGCCTTGGGTCGGCCGGAGCAGGCCTTTTTGGCCCGAGCCGAACCTGCGGAAGGGATTGAGCTGTCCCCGGAGGAGATGAATATCCTGTCTCGGATCGAGTATACCGGAACGTCCAAGGGGGAACTTCTGGAGAAAAGCGGCCTGGGGGGCGGCACCTTCTTTCGGATTCTCATCGAGCTTGAATTGCAAGGCCTTATCCGGGAAGAGCCGGGCGGGGTGCTCTATAAACGTTGAAATGTTGACAGGATTGCCCCGATTTGATATAAATTTGATGGGTAAGGAAGGGGAAAATGTCGGGGAGTGGCGCAGCCTGGATAGCGTACTCGCTTGGGGTGCGAGTGGTCGGCGGTTCAAATCCGCTCTCCCCGACCATTTCGTCGATCATCGTATCTTTTGTCCGAATCCCCTGATGACAATAGTTTTTCGGACTTCTACGTAACAAAGAGAACCTGAGCTACTGAAGCCAGCTATAGAGAACATAGATCGCAGAATCGAGAAGAAGGCTTGGTGCGCGAAGGTAAAAGATACCGCCAGCCGATAGAGGATTATCCCACAAGGTTTTTCCGCAGGAGCGCCGGAACGTAGTTTACAATGACAATGTATATGTATTTATAAGGGAGGCCTTATCGTGCATGTAAAGGAAATGTTCAGCCTGACCGAACATGTAGCGATTGTGACCGGTGGTGCGCAGGGCCTGGGAGAGGAAATGGCAGTCGGATTGGCGGAGGCCGGGGCGCATGTGGTCGTCGCCGACAAAAATCCCGAAAAGGCCCGGCTGGTCAGTGAGCGCCTTAGCACTCTTGGCGTGGAGTCGTTTGCCGTTACGGTGGACGTAACCCGGAAAAGTGATCTCGAAGCCATGACTCAATCAGTTATGGACCGGTTCGGCCAAATCGATGTCCTGGTCACTTCCGCTGGAGTCGGTCAGTGGTGTGCCGCCGAAGAGATATCCGAAGAAGACTGGAAGTGGGTTCTGGATATCAACCTCAATGGGGTTTTTCTCTCCTGTCAGGTAGTGGGCCGGGAAATGATCAAACGAAAACAAGGTAGTATCGTCAACATCGCTTCCATGTCCGGAATCGCCGTCAACTATCCCCAGTGCCAATCCCACTATAATGCCTCAAAAAGCGCAGTGATCATGCTCACCCGCTCTTTGGCTCTGGAATGGGCTAAGCATAATGTCCGGGTCAACGCGCTCGCCCCTGGGTATATGCAGACTCAACTGATCGAAGACCTTCTGAAAAAACTACCCGACTACGCGGAAGCTTGGAAAAGCTATACTCCCATGCGACGCCTGGGTCGGCCGGAAGAAATCAAGGCCCCCTGCGTCTTTTTAGCCTCCCCGGCCTCCAGCTACCTGACTGGAAGTATTCTGGTCATGGATGGAGGATATACAGTTTGGTAGGAGTGGCCATGAGAAAGTGAGGTGATCGGAAAAAGACGGTTGGAAGAGAGGCGGTGGGTGGTTTTAGCTCAAAAAACAAGAAAAAACAAGAAAAAGAAAAGAGGAGGAATTGTTCATGAAGAAGCTGTGTTTACCTTTAGCGGTTGTTTTTGTTCTGGTGGCATCAACCTTTGCCTTTGCTCAGGTCGCCAATCCGGATTGGTGGCGGGAAGCGGCCGAACCATTCCAGGGAGTCACCATTACCGGTATTTCCGAGAGCACCCCTCCGTCCCGCGTCGTGATGGATGTCGCCATTCCTCAGTTTGAGGAATTGACCGGCATCAACGTTGAGTTCGAGGTCACCTCCTGGGACGAGATGTACACCAAGGCTATCCACGACATGGAGGCGGCAACCGGCATATACGACTTCGTTTATGTGGAACAGGATATCATTTACGCCTACCTGGCACAGGGATGGTTGACCGATCTGGGACCATTCATCGCTAACCCCGCGATTACTGAGCCCGCCCTGGATATAGATGACTTCACGACATTTATCGACTACTTCAAGGATGCCGAGGGCAACCTCTTTGGCTTGCCTTTCGAAGCCTTCCTGAAGTCCTACGTCTATCGCACCGACCTGTTTGGCGATCCCGACATCCAGGCGGCTTTCCTGGCTGAGTATGGCTATGAACTGGCAGTTCCTACAACTTGGGAACAGTACACCGATATCGCCAGGTTCTTTACCAGTTGGGGTAAGGAACAAGGTGTCGAAATTTTCGGACACGTCGCCCAGGCTAAAACCCATCCCGCCCTAGGGTATGAGCTGAAAGAAACCATCTGGCCGGCCTGGGGTCTTTACAACTGGGGGATCAACCTGGAAACCATGCGGGCCAGTGTGGAACACGGTGGTGAACTCAACAGCGACTTGGCCAAGGAAGCCCTGCGCTGGTATGTGGAGATGCTCGACTATGCGCCGCCCGGAGTACGGACCTATACCTGGGATGAGACCGCGGCAACCTTTGGAGCGGGAATAATCGCCCAGGGCGTGATCTATCTGGAAAACCTGGGTTGGTGGGCTACGGATGAGGAGCGTTCCGCCGTGGTGGGCAAGATCGGTGTGGCGTTGCCTCCGACTAAACCGGGAGTTATGGAAGCAGCGGAAATAGGCGAAGGCTATATTGGTTACTATGACGGCGGAGCCCTGGGTATCCCCCACAGCTCCAGGAACAAGGAAGCCGCCTGGTTGTTCATGCAGTTTGTAGCCCGTAAGGAATGGCAGGGTGAGTTTGCCAGACTGGGAACCCGGGTGGTCCGTACTTCCACCTTCGAGGATCCTCTGGTGCTGGAACTTGATCCGTTGATGGGCGGCTATTTTACCATGCTCAGAGATCAGGGGCATCTGTTTGCCGGCGCTCCGAATCTCCCCATGCACCGTCCCCTGAATGAATTGTACTTCAGCTGGATTGCCAGGGCAGTAGTTGGAGAAGTCACACCGGAAGAGGCCTTGGATAACCTAGCCAGAGAAGTCGACCTCTTAATGGTAGATCTTGGGTACTGATCTGTTCTTGGGGAGGTTGCGCATTGAGACAGAATAAAGCGCAAATGTGGGGGTTTTTAGCCCCCACATTTGCCATCTTGATTTTTATCGGCGTTATTCCTGTTTTCTACATCCTTTATTTGAGCATGTTCCGGCACAGTCTCTTTGCCCGGGTAGAAATGGTGTATACCGGCTTCGAGAACTTTCGGCGGCTGGTCTTTGACCCCCACTTCTTGAGGTCGCTCAGGCTGAGTCTGCTTTTTGTGGCCCTCTGTTGTGCCATACAAATACCACTGGGCCTTCTCATCGCCAATTTCCTGAACCTGAGCTTCAAGGGAAAGGGAATATTCCGGACCATCATGAGCCTTCCTTTGGCCATGGCTCCCATCAGTGTTGGGGCCATATGGGTTTTAATGACTAATCCCGACATCGGCCCTTTGCCCATCGCCCTCCGTCAGTTGGGTTTTGATTACAATATCGGCCTCCACGCCAGCCAGGCTTTCTGGACCACCGTACTGATGAATGTCTGGCAGTGGACGCCCTTTGTGACCTTGGCTTTCATGGCCGGCCTTTCGGTCCTTCCCAAAGAACCTTACGAGGCCTCTCTGGTTGACGGAGCCAATCGCTGGCAGGTTCTCCGCTATGTGACTCTTCCCCTGTTGAAACCAATTATGCTGACCATCTTGTTTATACGGATCATGGATGCTTTCCGGGCTTTCGATGAGGTCTGGATGCTCACCGGCGGTGGTCCCGGCATGGCTACCCGTTTTGTCAGTATCCATGTGGTCAGGCAGGTGATAGTTGCGATGAACTACGGGTACGGTTCGGCTATTTCGCTTTTTCTGCTTTACCTCACTATAGTGTTGTGCTGGCTATTGCTGACGTTTATTACGGCGTCCCGGGAGGCGACCTGAATGGGGATTAAAAAGAAAACTTTGCGGATGACGCTGGTTTACGTGGTTTGCACGCTAATCGCTGTGGCCACCTTGTTTCCCGTCTACTGGATGTTCGTAGTTTCCAGCCGGACAAGGCTGGGAATATTCGGGGATTTCAACTTGCTTCCCACTTCCTTTCATGCTCAAAACTATATACGACCTTTTTTCCAGGACGTCTATGGCCGGTTTCTCTTGAATTCTCTCATTATCGCTTCCGGAAATACCTTGCTGGTCATATTCCTGGCGGTATTGTCCACCTATGTCTTCTCCCGATTCCGAGTCCCCGGCTCCAGCAACCTCTTTTTCTGGACCATTACCAACCGGATGGCTCCGCCGGCGGTGTTCATTCTCCCGTTCTTCTTGATTTTTACCGGCCTGGGCATACGTGATACCTGGCTGGGAATGATCCTTCTCTACTGTATATTCAATCTTCCTTTTGCCATTTGGCTACTGAAAGGAATGATGGATTCCATTCCTCGGGAATTGGATGAGGCGGCCTACATGGACGGTTGCAGCCTGTGGGGGGTATTGATCCACGTCATTGTTCCCCTGGCCCGGCCCGGGATCATGGTTACGGCTATTTTGGCCTGGATTTTCGCCTGGAACGAATATCTTTTTGCTTCCATCTTAACCAGCGTCAACGCCCGGACCATGACCACGGGATTGGCGGCTTTTGTGACTGTTATCGGGACTGAGTGGGGGGAAATGGCCGCGGTGTCGATGGTCAGCTTGATTCCCGCCGTCATTTTTATCGGGATTGCCCAAAAACATATTATCGCCGGTTTGACCTTTGGAGCGGTCAAGGAGTAGGAGAGAGCATGAGAATCTTACCGATGGAGACCAATTTTTTTGACCGCTTGTTTATCGGGATAGTGGTCATGTTCGGCACTCATCTTCTGTGGGTTCGCTTCCTTGAGCAGTTTGTCCCCCTGTTAGCCGCGACTGTCGGAAGCCTGGTATTTTTGATTTTACTGCTGATTTACGGTTAATCCAATACTGCTTGATACCATGAACTGCCGGTTCTGCCTGGATGCCCGTAGCAAGCTCTGCTGCTCGGGTGGCCAGGGATCTTTAACACCGATCAGGGCGGGCGGTTCATGGCCCGGGAGTTCACGGCCTGCCTCGAAGGCGCAAGCATCCGGATCAGCATGGATGGCCCCCGAGGTCGAGCACTGGCCAACGTCTTCATCGAACGGCTATGGCGGTCGGTTAAGTATGAGGACATCTATCTCAAGGACTATGCTTCGGTGCCCGCGCTCGACGCTGGGCTACAGGCCTACTTTCAATTCTACAACCAAGACCATCCTCACCCTCACCGAGGGGTCGAAGAGGGTCAGGTCTATTTTCTTGACATAGGATTCTTAAAGGACCATCTTGGACTGCATTTTGCCTCGTAAGCCGAATTATGAGGATAAGAGCAGCAATGTTAATAATATAGACCTGACTCTTTTTGTTCTCCAGCGTGGAAACTCTTATAGACAAATTGACTGAGGTACGCATGGCCGAAGTGGTCATTCTTTCCGGCTTTAAAACCAAGCCGGTTACGGAAAGCAGGCTTGAAGATATGGAGCCTGAATCCCTACAGAAATAGGATTAGTGTATACAGCCATTGTTTCTAAAAATGCCCATGCTTATTGGCTTTTAGCCACTTTTTTGAATAAGGTGTAGTAAAGTCACGCTAGCGTGAGCAGCCGAAACCCTCGAGTGAAGCGGTTTTCGGCAGAGTCGTAAATGCGACGGAGCCCTTCTGCCTCCTTACTCCGGGGCCGCTCGAAGGTGGTGGTGTCCAGCACCCCCACTGGGCGTTGGGGAGAGACCAAGGGGAGGATGGCCTGTGAGGCAGTGCGGGTGTCTCAGCCGGAGCAGGAATGTACGGCCAGTTGAGGGACGCGGTGGGGAGGAAGCGATAGA
This region includes:
- a CDS encoding sugar ABC transporter permease → MRQNKAQMWGFLAPTFAILIFIGVIPVFYILYLSMFRHSLFARVEMVYTGFENFRRLVFDPHFLRSLRLSLLFVALCCAIQIPLGLLIANFLNLSFKGKGIFRTIMSLPLAMAPISVGAIWVLMTNPDIGPLPIALRQLGFDYNIGLHASQAFWTTVLMNVWQWTPFVTLAFMAGLSVLPKEPYEASLVDGANRWQVLRYVTLPLLKPIMLTILFIRIMDAFRAFDEVWMLTGGGPGMATRFVSIHVVRQVIVAMNYGYGSAISLFLLYLTIVLCWLLLTFITASREAT
- a CDS encoding glucose 1-dehydrogenase; amino-acid sequence: MHVKEMFSLTEHVAIVTGGAQGLGEEMAVGLAEAGAHVVVADKNPEKARLVSERLSTLGVESFAVTVDVTRKSDLEAMTQSVMDRFGQIDVLVTSAGVGQWCAAEEISEEDWKWVLDINLNGVFLSCQVVGREMIKRKQGSIVNIASMSGIAVNYPQCQSHYNASKSAVIMLTRSLALEWAKHNVRVNALAPGYMQTQLIEDLLKKLPDYAEAWKSYTPMRRLGRPEEIKAPCVFLASPASSYLTGSILVMDGGYTVW
- a CDS encoding carbohydrate ABC transporter permease: MGIKKKTLRMTLVYVVCTLIAVATLFPVYWMFVVSSRTRLGIFGDFNLLPTSFHAQNYIRPFFQDVYGRFLLNSLIIASGNTLLVIFLAVLSTYVFSRFRVPGSSNLFFWTITNRMAPPAVFILPFFLIFTGLGIRDTWLGMILLYCIFNLPFAIWLLKGMMDSIPRELDEAAYMDGCSLWGVLIHVIVPLARPGIMVTAILAWIFAWNEYLFASILTSVNARTMTTGLAAFVTVIGTEWGEMAAVSMVSLIPAVIFIGIAQKHIIAGLTFGAVKE
- a CDS encoding extracellular solute-binding protein — encoded protein: MKKLCLPLAVVFVLVASTFAFAQVANPDWWREAAEPFQGVTITGISESTPPSRVVMDVAIPQFEELTGINVEFEVTSWDEMYTKAIHDMEAATGIYDFVYVEQDIIYAYLAQGWLTDLGPFIANPAITEPALDIDDFTTFIDYFKDAEGNLFGLPFEAFLKSYVYRTDLFGDPDIQAAFLAEYGYELAVPTTWEQYTDIARFFTSWGKEQGVEIFGHVAQAKTHPALGYELKETIWPAWGLYNWGINLETMRASVEHGGELNSDLAKEALRWYVEMLDYAPPGVRTYTWDETAATFGAGIIAQGVIYLENLGWWATDEERSAVVGKIGVALPPTKPGVMEAAEIGEGYIGYYDGGALGIPHSSRNKEAAWLFMQFVARKEWQGEFARLGTRVVRTSTFEDPLVLELDPLMGGYFTMLRDQGHLFAGAPNLPMHRPLNELYFSWIARAVVGEVTPEEALDNLAREVDLLMVDLGY